The following is a genomic window from Solanum lycopersicum chromosome 6, SLM_r2.1.
CTTTCTGACAGAATGCAAGAGACCTGTGTTCAATCGATTAGTATAGCAATCTGAATATATTTAAGTTCGATTTATGTGGTAGTGTTTGATGTTACGAgggttaaatatttattttgtgccTATAGCTACATATATTGTTCAAGTTTTTCGAGATCaaaattatagaaataatttaaaatatttgattctctaaatatatatatatagttatattaACAGTATAACACAGTTCTACTTATAGTTGCCCATggatttttttaaggaaaagcgtatataataacaaattattaatttaaattaaatgttataaaaatagtttgatTTAGTTATACCCctaacaaattattattattttgcctCTCTCCTGGTGAATTTCGCTCGTCACTCTCGCTCTCTTCctcatttttatacaaatacaaatgtataagatgtgtttgtgtttgtataaagggagaaataattgtatatatacatatatattttcgttcctctctctctcctctcccagatctcgctcgccagtCTCTCTCGCTTGTACAAACAGAAATGTATAAATGCAAGACCTCGTTCGCCAGTCTCTCTCACACTTGCCTCTCTCGCTTGTACAAacagaaatgtataaattgcatttatatttgtataaagtgagagaaaattatatatatacatgcaaaTACACGTAtattcatcctatacactaataattatacaatacaaatattctcCTTCCCAattctcttttgtctttttctttttctcgctttatacaaacaaataatatataattgatcttttgtatatgtataccaaAATTAAACATGACTAATATCCTATAAAAGGTTGAGTACTGATTTAAGTAAATGAGcaaaaattttgaatgaatgaataaaaatgtatttcttcttttcagaaagttcataaaatcaaatttaagatTTCCATTATGATCATAAATTTCCTCCTTTTTTTCACTTCAATTTGTTTCAATTATAGTTACTTAGTTACAAACATATCTCATGTACTTCATTATTTAATACCTCAACTCACTCACATAGTTATattcattaaaagaaaatgcAGAGGAGTAAGTATatgattttacatttttttagtaCAGGCAAAAACACATCATAGGGATAGGGCACAACATCTCAAAGTAGTCGTGgttgaaatttcagagacatatattaattaaattatatcttattattctttatctcaatctatatactttttaaaattctataGCTTTACACATCTTCCACGTGtcttttcaataataaaaagagaattattctatttaaaataattacttacAAAAATTATGATAGATAATATGAGacgggaaaaaaataaataaaaaaattaatctgtGACCgacatgataaaaaataatattagaaaagTTTGTAGCTGACCAAATAATTTGTGACTAGACTCAAATTTCTGTTGCCACGTTATTACGTGAATGGGGTCAATTTCGAAAAGAAAAACAGCGGCCATTAGTGTTAATACAGCTGGTTATTTGctaaatgattaaataaaatagaatacgTCTGCAAATTATCAATCAGATCACTGTCATTAGTGGTCAAATAGTTGTTTATTTGCATTATTCGACGAAAAAAACAGTTTGTGGTTGACAATTAATTCAAGGCCATTTTCCTGGTAATTAATGAACATAACAAAAAAGAGTGATCGTCTATCTATTATATAATAGTTGATATATATCCATTTTCAcaacttttttatttcataataataagTACAAAGAACTcatccaaattatatatttggtgtgaccaaaaaacataaacaagtacTCTTGTAGATTTATCTGTCCTCTTAAAAACtgctttttttgttttgttttcagAAAGAAATTATATGGCAAATATTTCTACTTGCTCCCTTCTCGTTGCTGCTGTTTTTCTAGGTAATATTTAACTACACACACGACatgttttttcattatattgtatttattgatttaatttgtaCTTGGTAGCATATATAATTTCTCCTATGTCTGTTTTTATAATCCATCTTTAATTGGACTAGACGATTAAGTTATAAGAAAGGAGAAGGATCTTGTTCGATTGATCCTTTTTATTCATGTTTAGTCCTTTTGTGTGCATCTTCAGAACCAATTTTTTGGAAATTAAAGCTAGATCAAAATCTAAGACTCGAATATAGCTTTCTATTGTTGTCTTGAATATTCCATATTTAATCTTATGTCcgttcttttctctttttttttaattttgtctacGTGGTATTCAGGGCCCACATTGGAGCTCTAACTAAATTTGTATGGCTAGGCCCTACTCGGATATGATACATCTTCAGGCCTCAAATCCGAAAGCTTTGATATATAAGAGTAAAACAGTCTCACCGTATCAAAACTCATGTTGTTGTTACATATCTATCAACATTAATATAGAAAAAGGAATTGATCGTGATTTTAAACTTGTTCTTTACATGTTGAGCTAATTGTTTAATTAATGGAGGTAGACGAGAAGTGATTAGGAAAATGATGgttaaaaaaaacatgtgtACCATTGTATGTGGgttagagagaaaaatcaaatcaattcatTAGAAGTGGATGATCTATGATTTTAAATGAAGTGTTTAATCTGTACGCATGCATGCAGTTGGAATATTGATGATCCCATCGGAAATATTGGGAGAAACATGCTATCAAATACACCCAGAGATATTGTGTGATGAAGGCAAAGTTGAAGGGGAATGTTTACCTTTCTGCAATGACAAATTTGGATCCTCTGCTGGTGGACAATGCATTGAGCAAATTGGCTTTGATGGTCCTTTTTGTGCATGTGATTATCCTtgctaattaattataatatgtaGTTTTTGTTTAGTCTTTGTATATGTAATGTAAAATCTACTCTTGTTGGCTGTTTTATAAATGGAATAATAACAGATAAATCATGTTAAGtattgtttcttcttttaattaatttggttttaaaaaaaattagcagaatggaaatgaatatttttctttttattgaattttgaaaattacaaTGAGCAGTAATACATTAATTAATCCGACTGCTTTTATTATGTCTTTGGTCCTCCTCATTAAGCCTTGAATTTAGGGAATTGAGCTGCAAAAATGTAAGAAGAATTAAAACACATTTAATTTGATgttaaataaaagatatatataataaattaccaACGAAATCCTTCTTTGAGCAGTCTGCATCACACTTCATCTCACAAAAGGTATAACCTTGTCCTTGTTTAGCTGTGCATTCATCGTGACATGTGTGATAGCAATCCTGATACTCTTCTTCTGTGGCTTCACACACAGCTGTAAATACAACCATGCACATAAGAAACACTGCAACAAACTTTTGACcttccatttttatttcttttaacaaTTACTATTGCTTTACAGTGTTTCCTTGGACGATTTTCTAATGTTCATGCCCTACCctatttatacaataaaaatgtaTGTGGATTTCCTTCTTCATAGGACATCtatttgttttgcttaaattAAGGTAAGGCTTCTCATAAAAACTCGCTCTTTCATTAATATTCTTCACCACTCAATTAGCTACCTAGTATCATATgatattaatacaaaaaaatactttgTCCACTAATTTTATTAGCAAAATTCTGATTAagtaacaaatttaaaaagatttttcaatttaatatagGAATAATTAATCCCTAACACATAAAAGGTTAGGTTAGTACTGTTTTGAAAGTACTAGTCATAAAAGTTGTAGCCTAAACCCTCACCCTACAACTTAACTCTCTGAAACTAAAAGTATATAGAGTAGATAAGAAACTCCATTAACTAATAATTGAACTTGATCTATAGTCTATAGATATAGACAGCACTCAAACAATCAAGATTTTGAAGGTTATAAATTTCGACTTTTTTCCAAATTCATAGTTGTTGAAtttgcatttaataaatttttacataatacTGTAATTTTGCCTTTTTGAGTCTTGGAATCTCTGAGAAAACCAAAATCGGGTACTATATTTGATCTTAAGATAAAAGAAATTTGTGAAAAATAGAGCTTTGCCTTGATTAAAAGAGGGCGGCCCACAAGTCATTATTGGTTACAGCTACTGACCAATCGAGTTTGACTAAACCGTAGCCACCTTTAATTTTGCTGTAACAATTTATGTACTTCTGTCCATATGCATCCTTTAAagactttaatttaaaaatcctAATGTTTAAGAACAATTCTTttccaaataaatttaattagagAGCATTACTTAAATTGAAACCAACTATATGTTAGTTAAATCCTTGTTTAAGTTAAAAGAGTACATGATACAGAGAAGAATAAACTTTGACCTTTTCTAATATCTGACAGTTAACTACTTTTTGAGGCTACAGAGTGGTGTTAATTTTGAACTAATcttcaacaaataaaaaaatacagaaataattttttttaaaaaaaataaattaaattaacaagtAGTAAGTCCATTCAACCGACATAAGAAACGGAGTGggaatataattaataaagtagGAAGGAAAAAGTGATAAATGGATTTGTTATGAAGGTAGGCAAAGTTGTGTCACCCATACATAACTCCTCCATCTGTCTTTATAAACACTAATATTTCCATCATCAATTCGTCATTTAAGTTCGTTCCAAGAAAATGAAGATGTTTGCTTGTGCAATTCTTATGGCTATGGCTTTTTTTCCAATACAAGTTATAAGTGGTCAGTCAGATactaattgtcaacaagtgatTGTTGGATTAGCACCTTGTTTGGATTATATACAAGGGAATGCTACAAAACCATCATCAGGATGTTGCACTCAACTAGCCACTATATTGAAAAATGAGCCAAAATGTTTGTGTCAAGTGGTTAATGGTGGTGCTCCTTTAGGAATCAATGTCAATCAAACACAGGCTATGGCTCTTCCTAAAGCTTGTAATGTTCAGACACCATCCCTTACTCTCTGTAAAGGTCAGTTAGTTAATGAACATTATTCATGCCATCATGCATGCCTACCTATCCAAAGCCATTTCTTACTAacacataattttctttttctctcttgtCAGCTACTATTCCATCTGGTTCTTCAGGTACCAATCCaaataataagaacaaaaactcttctttataattatttcaaaaaaatttataacctCCTCTTATTTTTGGGCAGGTGGATCTAAGGGAAATACAGGATACACAATAGAACTGCCATATTTTCTCTTGTTTACCCTTGTAGTTTCAGCATCATTCACCTCCATCTGAGTGTGTTTTGGAGTTTGGCACAATTTGGTAATTTGATGTAATTCACAACGCTAAGGCAGATGtactttgtttttaattttgagaTGTACTGTATTAAAGGGACTTGATCAagattgaattaatttattatcgatcaatcttattttttaatacgCCATCTAAATTACGATTTGCATAGTCGATTAACTTATTTATGTGACCCTCTTAAATGTACTTGCCGATACTATCATATGCTTAAGCAAATAACAGTTGtgttacttatatatataaatataaaaaatatatttttcaaaaagaagatataattcctaaacaaatattttttgattagtCCCTCTATTCCATTGATTGTGCTTAGCAATTACCTACTTTGATCACAATACAGAATCGACAATCAGGTGGTTGTGTTAATTCTGCATGCACATATGAATATGATACTCCATATAGTTGTCCTCTCTAAATTACGTGcacaaataaacaaacaaactaGTTGGTAGAAAATGCTCTATGTATGACAAAATCAGTTTTGTAATGCGTGTTGCATGATGGGGTGTGTACCACATTTTGGGCTCAAGTGTCATCATCAAGAAGAGTGAAATAATACTCCGTCTTAATTTATTGATTGAGTTATGACTTGACAGGAAACTAAAAGAACATTGAATCTTGTAGTTttaccaaatattttttttatcttatagtCATAAAGATGTTATGTGGTCCAAAAGAGACGAACAAATTTAAGCATTGGAGTAGTAATATTAGCTTTTGCATACGATATGTGCTAACATCGACGAAGTGCATACATTCACTACTGGTAAAAGACAGATGAACTGCTCTCATCTTGTTCAAACTTGAACACATTGTTTTAAATGTATCATGACTAAAGATTTGAGATAAAAACTAGCAAAGAAATCAGTAGATATGACGTGCATTTTCTTTAGTTGTTCCAATACCAACGATGCTTTTGCATTTACCAACTACACATAAGCAGCATCTGATAACCAAAATAGGTACTCCATTAGTAACAGTATAGACTTCGAGACAAACAACAGAAGCAAAGGAACATAATTGAAGTCGTAATCAAAATGCCACCTTAAAAACAACAAGTTcaacaacaaaagtaaaacTCCAAAACCTAAAACATGACATAACTAGATAATTACTGCAGTAGTAACTACCAGTTTGGTCGAATGACCTACAGACAACATCTTATAGAGACACTGAAATGACATATAACGAGTAGTGCTACCATGGCGAGAGTAGAGAGTAGGGAGAACAACCGCTCAACAATCTTCTTCCAACAGCTCCAACTAAAAGCGCTACac
Proteins encoded in this region:
- the LOC101254307 gene encoding non-specific lipid transfer protein GPI-anchored 5-like — protein: MKMFACAILMAMAFFPIQVISGQSDTNCQQVIVGLAPCLDYIQGNATKPSSGCCTQLATILKNEPKCLCQVVNGGAPLGINVNQTQAMALPKACNVQTPSLTLCKATIPSGSSGGSKGNTGYTIELPYFLLFTLVVSASFTSI